Proteins from a single region of Lepus europaeus isolate LE1 chromosome 4, mLepTim1.pri, whole genome shotgun sequence:
- the ENY2 gene encoding transcription and mRNA export factor ENY2 isoform X2, translating to MNKDAQMRAAINQKLIETGERERLKELLRAKLIECGWKDQLKAHCKEVIKEKGLEHVTVDDLVAEITPKGRALVPDSVKKELLQRIRTFLAQHASL from the exons ATGAACAAAGATGCGCAGATGAGAGCAGCGATTAACCAAAAGTTGATAGAAACTGGAGAAAGAGAACG CCTCAAAGAGTTGCTGAGAGCTAAATTAATTGAATGTGGCTGGAAGGATCAGTTGAAGGCACACTGTAAAG AGGTAATTAAAGAAAAAGGACTAGAACACGTTACTGTTGATGACTTGGTGGCTGAAATCACTCCAAAAGGCAGAG CCCTGGTACCTGACAGTGTAAAGAAGGAGCTCCTACAAAGAATAAGAACATTCCTTGCTCAGCATGCCAGCCTTTAA
- the ENY2 gene encoding transcription and mRNA export factor ENY2 isoform X1 translates to MVVSKMNKDAQMRAAINQKLIETGERERLKELLRAKLIECGWKDQLKAHCKEVIKEKGLEHVTVDDLVAEITPKGRALVPDSVKKELLQRIRTFLAQHASL, encoded by the exons ATGGTG GTTAGCAAGATGAACAAAGATGCGCAGATGAGAGCAGCGATTAACCAAAAGTTGATAGAAACTGGAGAAAGAGAACG CCTCAAAGAGTTGCTGAGAGCTAAATTAATTGAATGTGGCTGGAAGGATCAGTTGAAGGCACACTGTAAAG AGGTAATTAAAGAAAAAGGACTAGAACACGTTACTGTTGATGACTTGGTGGCTGAAATCACTCCAAAAGGCAGAG CCCTGGTACCTGACAGTGTAAAGAAGGAGCTCCTACAAAGAATAAGAACATTCCTTGCTCAGCATGCCAGCCTTTAA